ataggcttcgaaactactgtaccgattatttaactgttgggaagctacactatccccgagtgctataagctatattttatccccctattACAGGAACAGAAACTGCTGCTAGAATGgagtatgtagcaaaatgctgagttgtgGTATTTTACTAGGTTATGTTACATACcacagagattttttttattgaatttaaaagattattgtaatgtgtggcaaaagtcataaataagaatttttgcttaaaataattctttaggCATACATAAGCGTTACAACAAGTGTAATCAGGCGAGGCAAACGGATGTTGAAACTTATGAGGGAGAgattttacttcagtcgtgtggtcctAAGcacattaattgttttttctttctttttaacagACTTAAAAACTTTCTCCCTCTTTAGGGTTCTGCGGTTCTCAATTTAACGGGTGTTTTTTTCAAAGTTTGTTACCACAAAACTTCGTCAAAATTCTCGTTCTGATtgaagagtatacttccagattggttttatttacttttcataaaaatcgttCATTATCGttcattaattttgtgttaaatcaaaataactgaaataagtgaacAAAATTGCCCATAGTGATGCGCTTTCGGTCACTATGCTAGgaaacactaaaaacagaaaaatataatctttttaacaaaaaaataaaacagatttcaaagatgcattactcaaaaaagcgaaaaatccGTACCTACTTACCATATTACTCGTACCTATCGTCTTCTCTATTGATCGATTTTAAGACGGCgccaaaaaatatcaaaataaactgTTTGGATTAGCAGCACCTTCAaatcgatcaatagaaaggacatagacacgttgttatttttcggtttttagaagttaatttttttttgttgttttgtagAACACAGTAACCTGCCACATCGCATCCCACGACTCCCATCTATCTGGATCATCGAACCCGTTATACTTCGTGCAACGTCTCGACTACTCCACCAGTGGCATTCTCTGCATAGCCAAGAACAagacggcggcggcgcgcgccggCAGACTGTTCGAGAAACGCCTCACTAGGAAATATTACTTAGCTGTGCTCAGAGGACATGTTGGCTTTGAGTTAGCTGATATACATTACGCTGTgggttagtttattttttattctttacaagttgactgcaatttcacctaatggtaagtgatgatgcaatctaagatggaagcgtgctaacttgttaggtataggatgaaattccacacacATTTATGTTTCTGCATGTCATCGTACTGGACTCtgaaatcgtttggcggtacgtctttgccggtagggtggtaactagccacggtctgATTGgtcagccagacctagaccatttaagaaaagctcaatcggcccagccggggttcgaaacCAGGActtccttcttgtaaatccaatgcGCATGCcgtcaaaatcatcatcatcatcatcatcagttatcgtcatcatcaccatattaggtgatggacatccactgcaggacataagccttttgtagggacttctaaatattacgacatacacTCGTTGATGATGGTAAAGTGCTTGGCTGTAGAAAATGTTACGTGTTTTCCGGATGTTTCAAGATAAGACAAGATTGCTGTGAataacgtgacgggtagcagcgacagggATAGTGcctaccatcattttgtggtagaggacaTACCTCGAGCAAGCCCTAGGACTtatgaccttgggtgtaggtttaggGGATCCCTGTAGAATGCATTACACCTTACACCACTCTACCTTTCCTGCCCGACacgttctccatgcccacataAACAGTACTACTAGGCGACTAGCAGCCTGAcagtgttcacgctgcctaacaaagaactggaCTCTAATCATCTTATTTTGATTCCCTTATTTGTTTGAGTATTATATGACCAGGTGCTGACCCATCGCCCCAAAGCTCCCACAAGATGCTGCCCGTGGTGAGTTCTGCGAGCATCAGTGAAGAGCCGCGCTCAGCGCACACCAGGCTGCTGGTGCTAGAGACAGGCAGCTACTGCGAGGACCCTGTCACTGTGGTGCTGCTGAAACCCATCACAGGTGAGCACCAGGCTTGTGACGCTGTTGCAGCCTCTTTATCCGGCTATTCTTCTTACCCCAATCATACACTATGTCGAGAACATGGCCGGCCTCCTGTTCTATATCTTGTGCTGAATGTCCAGAGTAGAGTATGCTGACGGCAACGGgaactagtttataataaactagtagaccaagtcaagcttcgctttgacagttacgcaacCAACCAATCTCAAAAAAGTATTGTCAACAAACAGAGAATATACTCgcatataatactagcggacgttgCTGTGGCCACTTTAAGAAACGTACAGCAAATATCCAATCATAAATGCTTCCTTCCATCCATATAACTAATCGTAAACTATAATGTTGCCAGGTCGTCGGCACCAACTGCGTGTCCACTGCAGCGCGGTGGGCCACACCATCCTCGGCGACTATACGTACACCGACAGGGTGGACAGCGCGCCGCATCGGATGTTCTTGCATGCCACGAGGTGAGTCTAGGacagggataaggtaggggtagagttgggatAGGGTAAGAGTATGGTAGGGACAGGgtaagggtatggtagggtaggagtagggtagggtagggtttagTAGGGGTATATTAGGGTTGGTGTAGGTTTGGAGTAGAGTCGGGTAGTTGTAGGGTTTCTCCGTCGTTCGCCAGTTTAAATTTaacaagttatgaaatgactggcgctttctaccttcatttctaatttattttttggtaaacagtgcacatcgagtattgCTCTATTCTAGAACATTAAATTTTCCACAGGTTGATATTGCCATTCCAACAAGAGCCCTTGGACATTCAGACTCCAGAGCCGTTCTTCAGTGACACGGAGTTCAGCAGTAAATGGAAGCCGGGCAAGGGTTACTACAAATATAAAACGCCTGAGGACTTTGTGACTGCCTGTGACGTCATTGACCGAGATTACACTGTGGGTATCAAATATGAAGAGTTCTGT
The DNA window shown above is from Bicyclus anynana chromosome 27, ilBicAnyn1.1, whole genome shotgun sequence and carries:
- the LOC112047776 gene encoding RNA pseudouridylate synthase domain-containing protein 1-like; this translates as MKHFSEHVLIFRGFIASNMAVVKLFENDDFIIINKPHDMYINSDNENEKNTVTCHIASHDSHLSGSSNPLYFVQRLDYSTSGILCIAKNKTAAARAGRLFEKRLTRKYYLAVLRGHVGFELADIHYAVGADPSPQSSHKMLPVVSSASISEEPRSAHTRLLVLETGSYCEDPVTVVLLKPITGRRHQLRVHCSAVGHTILGDYTYTDRVDSAPHRMFLHATRLILPFQQEPLDIQTPEPFFSDTEFSSKWKPGKGYYKYKTPEDFVTACDVIDRDYTVGIKYEEFCLKN